In Salarias fasciatus chromosome 2, fSalaFa1.1, whole genome shotgun sequence, one genomic interval encodes:
- the atoh8 gene encoding transcription factor atoh8: protein MKNPLPLDSGWSAAVRQDTVLVSVPGINKKFKRKSREPKRLFTGPDPERMGVLDVDPADDGRLGPAAGSAAAEDGVAPAHSGAIDMRIGINVPDLSSKVSAFGGAPFPEISHWPPSISQPLSNRLKLSLQSTFSLSGGSARSPGHQAFPGQPVDLDLPRASQSSQCHQHTEPPAAPAKDSPRKRVAAGADGVPEVKAIQQTRRLLANARERSRVHTISAAFEALRKQVPCYSYGQKLSKLAILRIACNYILSLAQLAELDYSPDHSSLTFSQCVEQCTRTLQAEGRSKKRKVGRMVEDV from the exons ATGAAGAACCCTCTTCCACTGGACAGCGGCTGGAGCGCCGCCGTTCGCCAGGACACAGTGCTGGTCTCTGTGCCGGGCATCAACAAGAAGTTCAAGAGGAAGTCACGTGAGCCCAAGAGGCTGTTCACCGGCCCGGACCCTGAGAGGATGGGCGTGCTGGACGTGGATCCGGCGGACGACGGCAGGCTGGGGCCGGCGGCCGGCTCCGCGGCGGCGGAGGACGGCGTGGCCCCGGCTCACAGCGGCGCCATAGACATGAGGATCGGCATCAACGTGCCCGACCTCAGCTCCAAGGTGTCGGCGTTCGGCGGCGCCCCCTTCCCGGAGATCTCCCACTGGCCCCCCTCCATCTCCCAGCCTCTGTCCAACAGACTGAAGCTCAGCCTGCAGTCCACCTTCTCCCTCTCCGGTGGCAGCGCTCGCTCGCCCGGCCATCAGGCCTTCCCCGGCCAGCCCGTGGACCTGGACCTCCCCAGAGCTTCGCAGTCCTCCCAGTGTCACCAGCACACGgagccccctgctgcccccgcCAAG GACTCTCCCAGGAAGCGGGTGGCGGCCGGCGCCGACGGCGTTCCTGAGGTCAAAGCCATCCAGCAGACCAGGAGGCTTCTGGCCAACGCCAGGGAGCGCTCACGAGTACACACCATCAGCGCTGCCTTCGAGGCCCTGAggaagcag GTGCCTTGCTACTCTTACGGGCAGAAGCTGTCCAAGCTGGCGATCCTCCGCATCGCCTGTAACTACATCCTGTCCCTGGCTCAGCTGGCCGAGCTGGACTACAGTCCAGACCACAGCAGTCTCACCTTCTCCCAGTGTGTGGAGCAGTGCACCAGGACCCTGCAGGCCGAGGGCCGGAGCAAGAAGAGGAAG GTGGGGAGAATGGTGGAGGACGTGTGA
- the tmem129 gene encoding E3 ubiquitin-protein ligase TM129, which yields MESPELSFTLAYVALSVCFVFTPNEFRSAGLTVQNLFQSWLGSEDVGFIQYHVRRTSVTLLVHSALPLGYYLGMSLAAPEKELLSVLQVDGVWRAFLLLSLCLHLSSWMLVLYWSLSSWSNHPISRALRAHVRPALPGWGAVATSINTEFRRIDKFATGPPAARVIVTDGWVLKVSTYHIHLALQSECHVTVTQSRQHQFSPDLASPTEILTLRVESINPSVGGFSISVNSSEYADLRDKLRAPIRNSANVVIHQTMSELFLETFRAQIDLNPPYRVPGGQEMESCIGCMQTPANTKLLRLCTAADSEDSECEQCFCRPMWCLSCLGRWFASRQDQQRPETWLSSRVPCPTCRAKFCVLDICPVR from the exons ATGGAGAGCCCGGAACTCTCCTTCACTTTAGCCTACGTGGCCTTGTCGGTCTGCTTCGTCTTCACACCCAACGAGTTCCGCTCGGCCGGGTTAACCGTCCAGAACCTGTTCCAGTCCTGGCTGGGCAGCGAGGACGTGGGCTTCATCCAGTACCACGTCCGCAGGACCAGCGTGACCCTGCTGGTCCACTCCGCTCTGCCTTTAG GATACTACCTGGGGATGAGCCTGGCTGCTCcggagaaggagctgctgtctgtcctccag GTGGACGGTGTGTGGAGAgccttcctcctgctgtccctCTGCCTGCACCTGTCCAGCTGGATGCTCGTCCTCTACTGGTCCCTCAGCAGCTGGTCCAACCACCCCATCAGCCGGGCGCTCCGGGCTCACGTGCGGCCCGCCCTCCCCGGCTGGGGCGCCGTGGCGACCAGCATCAACACCGAGTTCCGACGCATCGATAAGTTCGCCACGGGGCCGCCGGCGGCTCGGGTGATCGTGACCGACGGCTGGGTGCTGAAG GTGTCCACCTACCACATCCACCTGGCCCTGCAGAGCGAGTGTCATGTGACCGTCACGCAGTCCCGGCAGCACCAGTTCAGTCCAGACCTGGCCTCTCCGACCGAGATCCTGACCCTGAGGGTGGAGAGCATCAACCCCAGCGTCGGAGGCTTCAGTATCAG TGTGAACTCCTCGGAGTACGCGGACCTCCGGGACAAACTCCGGGCTCCGATCCGGAACTCGGCCAACGTGGTGATCCACCAGACCATGAGTGAGCTGTTCCTGGAGACGTTCAGAGCTCAGATAGACCTCAACCCTCCGTACAGAGTCCCCGGCGGACag GAGATGGAGTCCTGCATCGGCTGCATGCAGACGCCGGCCAACACCAAGCTGCTCCGCCTGTGCACGGCGGCAG actCGGAGGACTCGGAGTGTGAGCAGTGCTTCTGCAGACCCATGTGGTGTCTGTCCTGTCTGGGCCGCTGGTTCGCCAGTCGTCAGGACCAGCAGAGACCGGAGACCTGGCTGTCCAGCAGGGTCCCCTGTCCCACCTGCAGAGCCAAGTTCTGTGTGCTGGACATCTGCCCCGTCAGATGA